atattatatttataaatattatgttgaaaatattctatttGGTATGCGAATAGACCGCTCATATTAAAGAATTAGCAATAACTgtacgtttttttttactttaatttaaataaaaattggtttaaaaataatataatataaataagtataacaaattttaaattaaacatatattttgctttaaaaaacatttaacactttcaacaattatttttatttcaattaccAATTGTCCGATAGCTTCCATAGAACGCCTTGCCAATTCAAATAAAGCGCGCCACTTACATTTTCATTAcctatcgttatcgataacacacCACCCGTTGACCTCGAGCAGTGTTGATAAACGAacgaaaattccaaaaaataaaatgctttgctttgttgtattttatttgacatttatgtactttatttttgttctatagagttttaacaaataaatgtacataaaaacatttgtttgtcGTTGGTTCGCATTATACACAGTGAACCATAAAAttacatgtacatacataatttgACATTGCCAGTTGCCCATCATCATCGTTTCAGCGCACATTTCCAGTTTCAAACTTGttctcattttatttgcttaattaataattaatcgTGTTTGAGAAGCCTTTCGAATACGCTAGACTGTAATgtggaattgaaatttgttttgtgtgtgttctttttttcattcaattttgcttaaataaatattgtgtatCAGTTTTATCGTACTATATCATACTCTGTACAGGTAAAAGATTTATACATTTCTGTTGCTTGGGAGTTTTTGTCTACAATTCCGTGTATCCATAtctgttaatttaattatcatGTATTTCGGCTAGCATGTGAAAGTGTTTCTTtcacatatacaatatattgtTCGTATTCACCTAGTTTATTTTCATCTTGTATcttgtttgtttattcattACCCGGTTCCGGCATATTTTTGCTTTCCTACTTgcagttattttttaaaaatttgcttcttacagttttataaatatattcggtttgtatttatgcgtttcgttttgctatttggttttctttgtttaatttgtaattttaaatacatatttgttctttaaagtttatttaattattgtataagCAGCCTGTAGATTTGCTCAACGACGGTTTTTAGACGCTAGAGGGTAAGTatttttgtcttctttttgATTTATACAAAGTTTTTCAAACGATTTATAAAAAAGgtgaattgaattattaaattgatcgTATTGTATTACTCAACTAAACTGTCATCCGAGATAAACAACTTACAATACATTGTGTAAAAATACAAAGTAATCTCATATTGATTAGTCATACATTACATACACATTCCGACGCATATATAGAGTACTTTCCGtttattacatatatagtaagtacatatacatataaatatataattaatttcctATCCTTTtttcatgtttgttttttgcggTTGCGCTACTTAAGATTATTGTACAAGCAAATCAAAACCTTTTGGAGGTTgtcaaacaaaaccaaatatCAAAAATCCAGAAAAAGACAACGAACAATTcgttaaacaaaaacatgGAACTACACTCTTTCGACTCGTGACCAGAATTTATCTGTTCCTTCCCCTTCATCCATCTACTTTCCATCCTCATCTACTGATACTCATCATCGCTGCTTAGCAGCATGGTCTTCTCATTGTAGTTCTGACTGATGGTCGCCACACGTTGTCCGCCCGGCAGGAATTTCCGTTGATTGCCAAGAGTCTTGGGTGCCACACATCCATTGTTGCCACCGCCAGTTGCCACCGCGTTGTATCCACCACCGTTTGCATTTGTGCCCATGGATGCCGCTTGAGTTGCTCCGCCGCCGCTGCTTGGATCATCGGGATCGTAGCTCGACACGCGAATGCCACGCGAATTCTTGCCACCTGCACACGAATTTCGTTATTTACTAAATGATTGACACAAGTACTAAGTACAAATTGGGAGGAGATTGAAACTCATGCCTTTAAAAAACATGCAGAATATTGGCAAGCAAAGGAAAGACGTCGCTGTTAAGCttattgtacatttatttaatacagaTAATttataagatatattttatacagtttgtttaaacatttacaaaagttaataagagaaaaaaaaacataagcaCGAGCTTTCGATTTGAGTCTAtcacaaaagaaaattaaagaaGCAACCagatttttatgtatttcgttttttttttttttttggtatcttTGAGCTAAAGAATTTTGTaatcgaaatatatttgtatactcGTTAAATGCATAATAAGCTAAGTACATCAAGTGTGTGAAAAAACTTCAAAGAGTTGAGAGCGCTCCTTGAAGATTCTGATATGGAAAATTCACCAAAATTGCCAAGTTAATTGTTATGGTTAATTGTTAGCCTATTGAGTCTGCGAAGTCTGCTAATCTGGGCTCATATTTTGGACATAAGCTAAGCTCCGTTTTGAATCTGATCTGTTTGTATTGccattttatacaaataattacatacaatacatatagtAATAAAATCTTTGTttacaaatacataatattttacaatattatccATTAGGTATAATAGttatattaaacatattaGAATgcgtctttttttttcttgttacaactaacatttaaataagtttgaaTAAAATGCTTAAATCGTAAacgtaaatataataaaaagaattacacacacacaataatcAGCAAATCAGATGGGACAAGAATATTGAGGAATACAAAAGAATTGATGAAAGAATACACATATGTAGAAACATTCAATTTATGTCGAATTCCATAATGAAACTCTAAGGTAACTAGGCAATTTTAGTTTTGGGTTTTGTTGAGTGCGCGCATTCTTTTGTTAAGTACGAGTAAACTAGGCCTAATACGTATTTTAGTTaatcttcttatttttttttttgtttttagtgttCAAAGCGGCAACAAAAGGCAACTGTGGTGTCGTTTTGTAAGCTATAAGTACACTTGATTTGtctttcttgtattttttttttcttttttaagtttctttttcattgtttcgttaaattttttttaattgtatttttatcgcGGCATCgctagttttattttattatttatgtttacagTTTTTCGTAACGCTGAGCTGAGGTTACTTCTGCAAAAGATAagaaacagaaatagaaacaaaaatgtaaatcataATGATAATGTAATTATGTGTAAATGAAAGcaaagtaagaaaaaaaagaaagataagATTAACAATAGCTACAGAGCACAGGCAACAAACATTCACGATAGAAAAGAGAGAtcgaaagaagaagaagaacgcTCAAAGAAGAACGTGTGAAAGACGCAACTTACCTGAACTGTATTGTGTGTACTGTTGGTACTGTGGATGGAAATTGTGTATAGCATCCGTCATAATATCCTTGGGATTCATGGTTTCCTAAGAAAGTACAACAACATCTTAGTGAATGAAATTCGCAAAATATAGCAAAGGACTTACCTTAAGACTGCTGGAAATCGATTGCATAGTCACAGAGCGTCCATGGCCATCACCAATGCAGCTGCGCGCATAAACCTAGAGAAAATACACAGAATaggttatttaaaaatagtatagTTTTCTAATCTTATCaacaaaatacttattaaGCGTCTTTACGATATCATAGTTAATCTGAACAGCAACCCTAAcaatattgttattaaatacaCTACATGTAGTATTAAATAGCAATTTATCAATCTATTGAATGCCAATAATAAACTGGGAATCTACCACATGATTCATTTGGCAGGCATGACTGTATTTTCGCACGaggcagaaacaaaaaaagataGTTAAATTTCTTCACTCGCTGACACTGATTGTGAAActagaatagaaaaaaaaacttgcacTTGTTGATAAACAATAAAACGCGCGTATCTTATCTTACAACTCACATACTCTATATACTGGCTGACTGTAATATCGTTATGGCACATAAATACCTGTCAAATCTTGTCAGCAATTCACTCACCTGATAGGGGAAAGCATAACGCAACGCAATGGCAGCGAAAAGCATTTCAATGCATATGAAAAAGTTCTGATAGCCAGCGGAAACGGTACCAGCCGATGTGACAGTGCCAGCACTGTCAACGATGGGCGATATGACCTGAGCCTTCTCGAGAATGGCCAAGCCGACGCCCTGCCAGAAGGACAAAAAGATGACCGATTTGATGGTGCAGAATTTCAGTACGGGCTCAAAGGGTGTCAGCAGATCGCGTGTGGCAAAGTAAAACAGATAGAGACCGTACAGAGCCAGCGAGACGGAAATGTTGTAAATGATGGTTATGTAAATATAACCGCCATCGGCgctgtaaatacaaaaaaaaaaaaacaggagaAAGATGTATGAGTTGGGTGCAGGAGTTAATAGATTAGCATGCGATTGTGGGTGTACAGACCTCCAGTCGCCATCGTGATAGTGTCCGAATGCCTGCAgaaagatgatgatgaaggCGACCAGCGGCTTAACCAAACAGAACTGTAACGTTGCCTGCTTGCAGAAGCGCAGAAAGCCAATAGTGTAGGTCTTGCCCTTGAGACAGCAAGTGCCATACAAGCACGATGTCTTTATGGGCTTGCCACGTATCTCCGACATAATGTTGCCCTCGCCGCCCAAGTATTCGTAGCACAGCGACAGAAAGTTGTAAATGACAAAGGCTAAAAGCAAGAGGGGAAGATTAGTATTGAACTAAGAGACATATATAATATGGGATAACGCACCTTCATAGCAATCGCGCACCGTAAAAAAGTAGATGTAAACATTGTCCGAGTTGAAGAACAGCAAACTAATCCACGAATAGGTGGCATAGATGGGCACAATGAACAATATGCGAACTATCCAACGTTGCTCCTGTGGATTGGTATACCAGCGCAAATGCTGATAGATCTGCAAAtagaagcgagagagagagagagacacacgaTTAATATCAATTTCGATGTGGGAGAATGTCCAATTTACCTGTTGACATGTGACAAACAGCGCTGCCCAGACAAATACGCCGGCTAGCACCTGTGCGGTCTTCGTTTGCAGGAATATGCCATCGCCCACATGGAGGAGTGGATCCAATGGCTCCTGTGCAACAGCTGGAGTTTTCATTTGTACCACGTAATTCGTATTCGGTTTcacggttgttgttgttgttgcagcagcagttccGTTGCCActcacaacagcagcagcgacgctgCTCGCAGTTATTGCCGCCTCAATGAGACTGGCCGGCGTTGTGCTCATGCTGTCCacacaaaaaggaaaacaaacgCAAATAACAAAGCGCACAAATTAGATGAAATTACattagatattattattagctatgtatgtatactaaGCATAAGTAAATTCTAGTTTGTAAACATGCCACACAGCCAGGCACGCTAGATTCAcagaattaaaaattgtatctttagtgtgttgtgtgtgtagcGAGTTGCAACTAAATTGGGTCAACAACGAAAATACAGCTAAATGGAGAGGCACGCATtagatcatcatcatcatcatcgtcatcgttgctgttgtcataATGATAGTCAACATTGCGACAGAGAGACACGCAACGCAacattacatttatatattatatattaggTAGACAGAAAACTCGGCAAAACTTTACTTTCAGGGGCATGGAAATTTACCAAACTCAGGG
This is a stretch of genomic DNA from Drosophila albomicans strain 15112-1751.03 chromosome 3, ASM965048v2, whole genome shotgun sequence. It encodes these proteins:
- the LOC117572751 gene encoding transmembrane protein 184B isoform X2, with the translated sequence MSTTPASLIEAAITASSVAAAVVSGNGTAAATTTTTVKPNTNYVVQMKTPAVAQEPLDPLLHVGDGIFLQTKTAQVLAGVFVWAALFVTCQQIYQHLRWYTNPQEQRWIVRILFIVPIYATYSWISLLFFNSDNVYIYFFTVRDCYEAFVIYNFLSLCYEYLGGEGNIMSEIRGKPIKTSCLYGTCCLKGKTYTIGFLRFCKQATLQFCLVKPLVAFIIIFLQAFGHYHDGDWSADGGYIYITIIYNISVSLALYGLYLFYFATRDLLTPFEPVLKFCTIKSVIFLSFWQGVGLAILEKAQVISPIVDSAGTVTSAGTVSAGYQNFFICIEMLFAAIALRYAFPYQVYARSCIGDGHGRSVTMQSISSSLKETMNPKDIMTDAIHNFHPQYQQYTQYSSEVTSAQRYEKL
- the LOC117572751 gene encoding transmembrane protein 184B isoform X1 encodes the protein MSTTPASLIEAAITASSVAAAVVSGNGTAAATTTTTVKPNTNYVVQMKTPAVAQEPLDPLLHVGDGIFLQTKTAQVLAGVFVWAALFVTCQQIYQHLRWYTNPQEQRWIVRILFIVPIYATYSWISLLFFNSDNVYIYFFTVRDCYEAFVIYNFLSLCYEYLGGEGNIMSEIRGKPIKTSCLYGTCCLKGKTYTIGFLRFCKQATLQFCLVKPLVAFIIIFLQAFGHYHDGDWSADGGYIYITIIYNISVSLALYGLYLFYFATRDLLTPFEPVLKFCTIKSVIFLSFWQGVGLAILEKAQVISPIVDSAGTVTSAGTVSAGYQNFFICIEMLFAAIALRYAFPYQVYARSCIGDGHGRSVTMQSISSSLKETMNPKDIMTDAIHNFHPQYQQYTQYSSGGKNSRGIRVSSYDPDDPSSGGGATQAASMGTNANGGGYNAVATGGGNNGCVAPKTLGNQRKFLPGGQRVATISQNYNEKTMLLSSDDEYQ